One Salmo trutta chromosome 19, fSalTru1.1, whole genome shotgun sequence genomic window carries:
- the LOC115153964 gene encoding vesicle transport protein SEC20-like: MASSQDVHVRICGQEIIKYDLEIKALIQDIRECPGPQSVLMDFNSEVKERFNQLRLRIQNMEQMAKEQDRETEKQAILSETESSRRQMLSNQTAWRKANLACKLSIDNLEKDELLYGGDSTVRQRKATKESLVQTSGDITESLMSISRMMAQSVSQSEETIGTLATSSRTVLETDEEFKAMTGTIHLGRKLISKYNRRELTDKLLIFLAVALFLATVLYILKKRLFPFI, translated from the exons atggCCTCTTCCCAGGATGTCCACGTCCGAATTTGTGGACAAGAAATAATCAAATATGATCTCGAAATTAAAGCTCTCATTCAG GACATTAGAGAATGTCCGGGGCCACAAAGTGTGTTGATGGATTTCAACTCCGAAGTAAAAGAGAGATTCAATCAGCTGCGACTGAGAATCCAG AATATGGAGCAAATGGCCAAGGAacaagacagagaaacagaaaaacAAGCCATCTtgagtgagacagagagtagTCGTAGACAGATGCTGAG TAACCAGACAGCTTGGAGGAAGGCAAACCTGGCATGTAAACTGTCCATTGACAACCTTGAGAAAGATGAGCTGTTGTATGGTGGAGACTCCACTGTGCGACAACG AAAAGCAACTAAGGAGAGTTTGGTCCAGACATCCGGTGACATCACAGAGAGCCTGATGAGCATCAGTCGTATGATGGCTCAGTCGGTGTCGCAGAGCGAGGAGACCATCGGCACTCTGG CTACGTCTTCAAGAACAGTCCTGGAAACGGATGAAGAGTTCAAAGCCATGACAGGAACCATACATTTGGGAAGGAAACTGATCTCAAAATATAACAGACGAGAATTGACTGACAAACTACTAATCTTTCTAGCAGTAGCTTTGTTTTTAGCAACTGTCTTGTACATTTTGAAAAAAAGGCTGTTCCCATTCATTTAG
- the LOC115153965 gene encoding stanniocalcin-2, translated as MEMLLTFSLVLFLIAFQQLLATDPIEFHEISQDKHLNQQKRRLSLQNTAEIQHCLVNAGDVGCGMFECFNNNSCEIQGLHDICMTFLHNAGKFDSQGKSFIKDALKCMAHGLRHRFSCVSRKCLAVNEMVFQLQRECYVKHNLCSAVRENVNVMVEMIHFQDLFPKGPHVELVNILLGCGEEVRTAIARRMRMQCEQNWGALCGSLSLCSLGHSDDPQHITVPPATLQGRTTLPPAGQLSLPNTEQDQPRTDKGSLHPSERLSQNPLDDATDPGLAVPSQAPGTAVQG; from the exons ATGGAGATGCTACTTACGTTTTCTTTAGTGCTCTTTTTAATAGCGTTTCAGCAATTATTGGCGACAGATCCAATCGAATTTCACGAAATCTCTCAAGACAAACATTTGAACCAGCAGAAAAGACGACTCTCACTGCAAAACACAG CGGAGATCCAGCACTGTCTGGTGAATGCTGGGGATGTGGGCTGTGGCATGTTCGAATGCTTCAACAACAACTCGTGTGAAATCCAAGGCCTACATGACATCTGTATGACATTTCTGCACAATGCCGGCAAGTTTGACTCCCAG GGGAAGTCCTTCATCAAGGATGCCCTGAAGTGCATGGCCCACGGCCTGAGGCACCGGTTCAGCTGTGTGAGCAGGAAGTGCCTGGCGGTGAACGAGATGGTGTTCCAGCTGCAGAGAGAGTGCTACGTCAAACACAACCTTTGTTCTGCTGTCAGGGAGAACGTTAACGTCATGGTGGAGATGATCCACTTCCAGGACCTCTTCCCTAAAGG GCCTCATGTGGAGCTGGTGAACATCCTGCTGGGCTGTGGCGAGGAGGTGAGGACGGCCATAGCACGGAGAATGAGGATGCAGTGTGAGCAGAACTGGGGGGCCCTGTGTGGCAGCCTGAGCCTGTGCTCCCTGGGCCACTCAGATGACCCCCAACACATCACTGTCCCTCCCGCCACTCTGCAGGGCAGGACCACACTGCCCCCTGCTGGCCAGCTCTCCCTCCCCAACACCGAACAGGACCAACCAAGAACAGACAAGGGGAGCCTTCACCCCTCTGAGAGACTCAGTCAGAATCCCCTGGATGACGCCACAGACCCTGGGCTCGCTGTGCCCAGTCAAGCACCCGGTACTGCCGTCCAGGGGTGA